The genomic interval CAATTAGCCTTTGTAAGAAGCTGACCTGCACGAAAAGCTGCTTCTATCCCAGCTGAATCAGAATCATAACAAATTGTTATATTTCGTGCGCTTCTTTTTAGAATTGCGATATGCTCTTCCGTTAAGGATGTTCCCATTGTCGCAACACTATTTTCAACTCCTGCTCTAATGGCAGCTATAACATCTGCAAACCCCTCAAATAGAACAGTGTATTGAAGCTTTCGTATAATAGGCCTTGCTTTATGAAAATTGTAAAGTGTATTGCTTTTATTAAAAATTGGTGTTTCGGGACTGTTAAGATATTTGGGATTATTATCCCCTAAAGCACGTCCAGAAAACGCAATTGTGTTACCATTTCGATCACAGATAGGGAATATTATTCGATCGCGAAAACGATCAAAATATTTATCATCCCTTTCACTTTTTACAATCAAACCAGCTTTTTCCAATAGTGAAACATCAAATTTACGTTTCCCTAAAAATTTCACAGCTAAATCCCAAGAATTAAGTGTATAGCCTATTTGGAACTTTTCAATGATAGGTAAAGTAAAGCCCCTATTAGTCAAATATTCTAATGCATGCTGACCATCCTTTGTATTTACGAGCAAATGATGGTAGAATTTAGATAATAAATCATGTGCATCAATCATTTGCTGTAGATTATCAGGAATGGCTGTTTTCTTTTCCAAGTCAGCGACTTCTATTCCTAAGTCTATACTTGCTCTGTCTGCTAGACTCGAAGCTACTTCTACAAAAGAGGAGCCTTCTAAGTCCATAAGGAAAGTAAATACATTTCCACCTGCATGACAACCGAAGCAATGGAATATCTGTTTATCTGGCGATACAGTAAAAGAAGGTGTTTTTTCGCCGTGAAAAGGACAAAGACCGATGAAATTGCGCCCTTGTCTAGTAAGGGATACATGCTCTCCAATGATTTCAACTATATCAGTAGCCTGTTTAATTTCATTGAGTTTTTCTTCAGGAATGCGCGCCACCATTATCTAACACATCTCCCTACTTATTGCCTACTTTAAAGAATTATTCGACGTATCCCATCGATTCTCCTTCATCTTTCGACAAAATCCTTTTAAAGTTTCTTCTAAATTTTTGTCGATCCTCTTCTGTATAAGGTTTTGGTCCTTTTCCATATACTCCTTTTCGCCTTGCTTTAGCGGATAAATACCGCATATCAAGTGCAGTATTTATACTGTCTTCCTTAAAAATTACTCCTCTTGGTGAGAGTACAGTAACTTGCTTTAGCAATAACGTGGAGGCCAAGCCTATATCTTGAGTTACGACAATATCCTGTTTCTTGGTAGCATTCATAATAAATAAATCCACAGCTTCTTTATCACTATCTACATACTTCCACTTTTGTTCGTCATTATCCCGCTTCATATGTGCATAGGATGCAACGAATAACAATTCATAATGATAATAAGAAGCTATTTCGACAATATCTTCTTTTACAGGACAGGAATCAGCATCAACATATACCATATGTTTTCCTAATGTACTATTAATTCTACATCACTCCACATATTCCTTCTTCCTAAATAATTTTTTCACGAAAGAAGTAATGTCGAAAATTTTTTTATCCCTTTCCTTGACTTCTCACAATAAATAGTTTATTCGTAAAAAGCCAAGTCTAAACCTAAAATATGATACTTTTTTATCACAATTTTTTATTATAGTACAAATTCGCTTGAAATTCCATCTTTTTTTATCTATAATTATTCCTTTTATGCAATACTAGAACAAAAAATATAAGCAAAAAAGAATAAGGAATCAAATAATTTCTAAGAAAAAGTTCATTTCAGTTAGTAAAGATCTGATTTTTTACAATTAAAAACTTGATTCTACATATGAAGAACCAAGTCGTTACCACTTACTGTTCAATATAATATCCTAATTATCTGCATTATATTTGGATCGATAATACAAACTGTGAATTATATTTGCTGTTTCTTCCACTGCTTTATTCGTAACATCGATAACTGGACAGCCAAGACGATTTACTATATCGTCAAAATAAGTTAATTCTTCCTTAATTCTTTCAATTTGCGCATAGCTCGCTTGATCACTTAATCCTAAGGAAATAAGCCGTTCTTTTCTAATATTGTTTAATTTTGTCGGACTTATTTTCAACCCAAAACATTTGCTTGCTGGTACCTCAAATAATTCTTTGGGAGGATCAACTTCAGGTACGATTGGAACATTTGCTACTTTAACCCTTTTATGTGCCAAAAATTGAGAAAGAGGTGTTTTAGATGTTCGGGAAACACCAATTAAAATGATATCGGCCTTTTCCAAGCCTCTCGGGTCTCTGCCATCATCATATTTAACAGCAAATTCTATTGCCTCTACTTTTTTAAAATAATCTTCATCTAGCTTTCGAACAAGCCCTGGTTCATATAAAGGTGTCTTTCCCCATAACACTTGAAATTGATCAATAATTGGTCCAATGATATCACAAGCATATACCCCTTCTTGTCGTGCCAGCTCGCTCATATAATTCCGAATTTCTGGCTTGACCAGTGTATAGGCAATCATTCCATGCTCTACTTTAGCTTGCATAACTACTTCATGAATATTCGATTTATCCTCAACAAATGGAAATCTTTTGATTAATACATTTACATTATGTCCAGAAAACTGGCTAATTGCTGCTTTAGTTACAAGTTCAGCTGTTTCACCAACCGAATCAGATACAACATAAATAATTTGTCTTTCAGTCATTTTGTTCCTCCACAATTCCATCACGAATGTTAGCCAAGTCCACAAACGCTCTAGTGATATTTGTTTTCGAAACTCTTCCTATCACAAGAAGACCATTTTCCGTTTTTTCAACGACTGGGAGTGCATCAATTTCTCGATCCATTAATTTGCAGCCAACATCTACTAATATTTCTTCTTTAAAACAATACGTAACGTTCGGCATCCTAGTCATAATAATTGCTACTGGTAAAGAATTTAACTCTTGTTTCCCAATGCTTGCTCTCAGTAAATCTTTACGGGATACCACTCCTGTTAATGTGGACTCTTCATCAACGACAAAAATGGTTCCAACATCTTCTGTAAACATAATTACGATTGCATCATAAACAGAGGAATTTTCATGAACCACAACTGGATGTGAATAATAATCTTTCACTAATATATTGCGAATATTATCTATTACTAACCTTTCCGAGTTTTTCCCAGTGTAGAAGTAACCTACACGAGGTCTCGCATCTAAAAAGCCAGCCATTGTCAATATCGCTAAATCTGGTCGAAGGGTAGCCCTTGTTAAATTTAATTTATCTGCAATATGCTCACCTGTAATTGGACCATTTTCTTTTACTATTTCAATTATTCTTTCTTGACGTTTATTCAGTTCGATTTCCTATTCACCACCTTCATTTAGGTAACGATATCTATTAACTATTATATACGAAATACCCGGAATCAAAAGA from Niallia sp. FSL W8-0635 carries:
- the dnaG gene encoding DNA primase: MVARIPEEKLNEIKQATDIVEIIGEHVSLTRQGRNFIGLCPFHGEKTPSFTVSPDKQIFHCFGCHAGGNVFTFLMDLEGSSFVEVASSLADRASIDLGIEVADLEKKTAIPDNLQQMIDAHDLLSKFYHHLLVNTKDGQHALEYLTNRGFTLPIIEKFQIGYTLNSWDLAVKFLGKRKFDVSLLEKAGLIVKSERDDKYFDRFRDRIIFPICDRNGNTIAFSGRALGDNNPKYLNSPETPIFNKSNTLYNFHKARPIIRKLQYTVLFEGFADVIAAIRAGVENSVATMGTSLTEEHIAILKRSARNITICYDSDSAGIEAAFRAGQLLTKANCVVKVVMLPDGMDPDDYVNKFGEDKLQQEILHGSIPFMGFKMLYYRRGKNLQNEGDKLAYIEEVIGEIAKLEKAVEKDLYLRQLADEFSLSLEALKQQQMQMEQSVPNEHAVEKNVVPVKQYTVKKRATGLLPAYHTAEKRLLAHMFKNEDIAYKVQDSLQGRAFNIDENQAIFTYLLAYYEKGLGNDTSSFMNFIDDPDLQRIVAEIEMMEVNEEVSEVEISDYIKQIINYEKMLEIKEKKQMLKEAERQNDFIKAAQIGMEVLLLEKTLK
- a CDS encoding YaiI/YqxD family protein, with the protein product MVYVDADSCPVKEDIVEIASYYHYELLFVASYAHMKRDNDEQKWKYVDSDKEAVDLFIMNATKKQDIVVTQDIGLASTLLLKQVTVLSPRGVIFKEDSINTALDMRYLSAKARRKGVYGKGPKPYTEEDRQKFRRNFKRILSKDEGESMGYVE
- a CDS encoding pyruvate, water dikinase regulatory protein, which codes for MTERQIIYVVSDSVGETAELVTKAAISQFSGHNVNVLIKRFPFVEDKSNIHEVVMQAKVEHGMIAYTLVKPEIRNYMSELARQEGVYACDIIGPIIDQFQVLWGKTPLYEPGLVRKLDEDYFKKVEAIEFAVKYDDGRDPRGLEKADIILIGVSRTSKTPLSQFLAHKRVKVANVPIVPEVDPPKELFEVPASKCFGLKISPTKLNNIRKERLISLGLSDQASYAQIERIKEELTYFDDIVNRLGCPVIDVTNKAVEETANIIHSLYYRSKYNADN
- a CDS encoding helix-turn-helix transcriptional regulator; the encoded protein is MELNKRQERIIEIVKENGPITGEHIADKLNLTRATLRPDLAILTMAGFLDARPRVGYFYTGKNSERLVIDNIRNILVKDYYSHPVVVHENSSVYDAIVIMFTEDVGTIFVVDEESTLTGVVSRKDLLRASIGKQELNSLPVAIIMTRMPNVTYCFKEEILVDVGCKLMDREIDALPVVEKTENGLLVIGRVSKTNITRAFVDLANIRDGIVEEQND